From the genome of Nitrospira sp. CR1.1:
TTGCGCCCGCTGTCCAAGCCGATCAAACCGACCGGCGGCCTGGTCATTCTCAAAGGCAACCTGGCCCCGGAGGGGTGCGTCGTGAAAGTCGCCGGCCATTCTATCCTGCATTTCAGCGGGCCGGCCAAGGTGTACGAGCGCGAGGAAGATGCTTTCAAGGCCGTGCAGGCCGGAAAGATCACAGCCGGCGATGTCGTCGTCATTCGATACGAGGGACCGTCCGGCGGGCCGGGCATGCGGGAAATGCTCGGCGTAACAGCCGCCATCGTCGGCGCAGGACTCGGCGATTCCGTCGCGCTGCTCACCGACGGGCGATTCTCCGGCGCGACACACGGCCTGATGGCAGGACATGTCGCCCCTGAAGCCATCAAGGGCGGCCCGATCGCCGCCGTGAAGACCGGGGATGTCATCACCTTCGACATTGTGAAACGGCGGTTGGACGTCAACGTGACCCAGAAAGACATGGCCGCTCGTCTGAAGAAAGTCAAACACCCGGCGCCCCGTTATCTCTCCGGGGTGATGGGGAAATACGCCCGCCACGTCTCCTCCGCTTCCGAAGGGGCGGTGACCAGCTAGCAGGATGCGGACAAAGTCCGCCAGCGGCGTTCTCGCGTCGTTCAGAAGCTCACCGTACCAAATGAGTACGACTCGCTTCTTCACTCGCTGCGGTCTCGCTGGACGGCCTTTCTGCGCATCCTGCGGTGATTGTGGCACCAACAAGACATGCGAGCGAAGGGCGACGTCATGCAACGCAACGAGGTCTTTCGTAATTTGCTAGCCATGGCAATTCGGTCTCGATGGAGTCTCGCGGCGGCGCTGTGCGCCGCCGTTTGTCTCTTCGGGCCTGGCCCTGGCGCTGCAACTGATTCCCACCAGGCCCTGTGCGAAGACTGGCAGAGCCGGCACCCCGAATGGATCTGGTGCGATGATTTCGAGATCGACCGTTTAAGCCATTACTTCGAGTACGACATCCGGCATGGCCGCTTCGTCCGCGAAGACGGGGCAGGCGTCGGGGCCTCCATCGGCATGCGCGCGGAATACCTTCCCGGCGATCCGCATGGAGGTTCGCTCCATCTGGCCTTCGGAAAGACTCCAAGCGGCTACATGAGGCCGGTCGATGCGGGGACGGCTCAATACCGCGACATCTACTGGCGATTCGACCTGCGGCTGCAACCGGGCTGGACCGGTGGCGGAGCCGATAAGTTAACCAGGGCCACCATTCTCTCCAGCGACCGATTTGCTCAGGCGGCAATCGGCCATTTGTGGAGCGGGGCCCGTCCGGACTCGGATCCCGACCGCCTCTACATCGATCCCGCATCCGGCACCGACGAATCAGGCGCATTGCGCACGACCACTTATAACGATTTCTCGCGCCTGCGATGGCTCGGCGCCGCCGGCGGCCGGACTGCGCTGTTCAACCCTGCCAACATCGGGAAATGGTTTTGTCTCGAAGTACACATGAAATTGAACAGTCGCGATGCGGAAGACGGCGTCCTGGAATATTGGATCGATGATCAGTTGGAAGCGCAACGGACCGGCGTGAATTGGATCGGCCGCTATCATGAATATGGCATCAATGCCGTGTACCTGGAACAATATTGGACCTCTGTTCCATTGAGCAAAGTTCAACAGCGCTATTTCGACAACTTCGTGGTCTCCACCGCCAGGATCGGCTGTGCCCGATAACGGGCGAATCCGGCAGCAGGTCCGGCCGGTAACCGGAAAAAGTTAACCGTTTCTTGATCTGCCGTGACACCCGGCTGGTGTAGACTGCCCACCCATTACGTATGGCATTACGGTCGACAGTTTCAGACAGCCAACCCCAGGCGCCGACACCTAAGGCTGCTCCCGGACGCCCGGTCACGAGCGATCTCTCCCGTCCCGAATGGTTCATCAATCGTGAGCTGAGTCTCCTGGAATTCAACCGCCGCGTGCTTGATCTGGCCAAAGACCAGAAAGTTCCCCTGCTGGAACGATTAAAATACCTCTGCATCGTCAGTTCCAACCTCGATGAATTTTTCGAGGTTCGAGTCGCCGGGCTTAAAGAACAGGTCACGCATGGAGTGGAGCAGCGGGGAGCCGACGGTCTGACGCCGTCGGAGCTCCTGGCCCGCATCGCCGTACTCACCCACCAACTGGTGCAGGAACAGTACGTCGTGCTAAACCAGTCGCTCATTCCGAAACTCGCCGACGAACGGATCCGCTTTCTAAAACGGGCCGACTGGATGCCGTCGCACATTCGCTGGATGCGCCGGTTCTTTTCGCGCGAGTTGCTCCCGTTGCTGAGTCCGGTCGGGCTGGACCCCGCGCATCCTTTTCCGAAACTGCTCAATAAGAGTCTGAACTTTCTCGTGACCCTGGAAGGGACCGATGCGTTCGGGCGCCCCAATGGGACGGCCATCGTACAAGTTCCGAGGTCGCTGCCGCGCGTGATTCAACTCCCCGTTCGCAATGCAGCCTGGCCGCACGATTTTGCGTTCCTGTCGTCGGTGATTCATGCCTTTGTGCATCAACTGTTTCCCGGCATGCATGTCACCGGCTGCTACCAATTCCGCGTGACGCGAAACAGCAATCTGTTCGTCGACGAAGAAGACGTGGACGACCTTCGCCGGGCCCTCGAGGGGCAGTTGCCGGATCGCCGCTTCGGCGATGAGGTGCGACTGGAAGTGGCGGACAATTGCCCCCCGGACCTGGTCTATTTTCTCCGCGAGCAATTCCATCTCGATGCGCGTGATATTTATCAATGCCACGGTCCAGTCAACCTGCACCGGCTCATGGCCGTGCCCGACCTGGTCGATCGACCGGATCTGAAGTTTCAGCCATTCACGCCCGGCGTTCCCGCGACTCCGGTGCCGAGCGAGGATTGGTTCGATGCCATCCGGCAGAACGACATCCTCTTGCATCATCCGTATCAATCATTCGCTCCGGTCACCGAGTTTCTTCGCCAGGCGGCCACCGATCCCCACGTGCTCACGATCAAGCAAACGTTGTATCGAACCGGGGCCGATTCTGCCATCGTGCAATCCCTCGTGGATGCCGCGCGCGGCGGAAAAGAAGTCACGGTGGTGATCGAATTGCGAGCCCGCTTCGACGAAGAAGCCAATATCGAGCTGGCGCATGATTTGGAGGAAGCCGGAGCCCATGTGGTGTATGGCGTGGTGGGACTCAAGACGCATGCGAAGATGAGTCTCGTGCTTCGGCGCGAAGGCCGGCTTCTGCGCAGCTATACCCATCTCGGCACCGGCAACTATCACGCCCGCAATGCCCGGCTGTATA
Proteins encoded in this window:
- the ppk1 gene encoding polyphosphate kinase 1; protein product: MALRSTVSDSQPQAPTPKAAPGRPVTSDLSRPEWFINRELSLLEFNRRVLDLAKDQKVPLLERLKYLCIVSSNLDEFFEVRVAGLKEQVTHGVEQRGADGLTPSELLARIAVLTHQLVQEQYVVLNQSLIPKLADERIRFLKRADWMPSHIRWMRRFFSRELLPLLSPVGLDPAHPFPKLLNKSLNFLVTLEGTDAFGRPNGTAIVQVPRSLPRVIQLPVRNAAWPHDFAFLSSVIHAFVHQLFPGMHVTGCYQFRVTRNSNLFVDEEDVDDLRRALEGQLPDRRFGDEVRLEVADNCPPDLVYFLREQFHLDARDIYQCHGPVNLHRLMAVPDLVDRPDLKFQPFTPGVPATPVPSEDWFDAIRQNDILLHHPYQSFAPVTEFLRQAATDPHVLTIKQTLYRTGADSAIVQSLVDAARGGKEVTVVIELRARFDEEANIELAHDLEEAGAHVVYGVVGLKTHAKMSLVLRREGRLLRSYTHLGTGNYHARNARLYTDFGLLTCDAAIGRDVRTVFQQLTSLGQPGRLKHLLQSPFTLHTTLLKWIARETDRARKGKPAHIIAKMNALLEPQIIRALYKASQAGVKIDLIVRGPCALRPGIAGLSEHIRVRSIIGRFLEHSRIFYFLNDGDDRVFLSSADWMDRNFFRRIEVAFPVLDPILRHRIIEEGLRPYLEDNTHAWILHRDGTYKRQTPGRRAARSAQQWLMNRLVT